One genomic region from Zea mays cultivar B73 unplaced genomic scaffold, Zm-B73-REFERENCE-NAM-5.0 scaffold_579, whole genome shotgun sequence encodes:
- the LOC118475693 gene encoding NADH-ubiquinone oxidoreductase chain 6 yields the protein MILSVLSSPALVSGLMVVRAKNPVHSVLFPILVFCDTSGLLILLGLDFSAMIFPVVHIGAIAVSFLFVVMMFNIQIAEIHEEVLRYLPVSGIIGLIFWWEMFFILDNETIPLLPTHRNTTSLKYTVYAGKVRSWTNLETLGNLLYTYYSVWFLVSSLILLVAMIGAIVLTMHRTTKVKRQDVFRRNALDSRRTTIHIQNRRFFSHKGDDAPVPPADPESI from the coding sequence ATGATTCTTTCCGTTTTGTCGAGCCCTGCTTTGGTCTCTGGTTTGATGGTTGTACGTGCTAAAAATCCGGTACATTCCGTTTTGTTTCCCATCCTAGTCTTTTGCGACACTTCTGGTTTACTTATTTTGTTAGGTCTCGACTTCTCCGCTATGATCTTCCCAGTAGTTCATATAGGAGCTATTGCCGTTTCATTCCTATTCGTGGTTATGATGTTCAATATTCAAATAGCGGAGATTCACGAAGAAGTATTGCGCTATTTACCAGTGAGTGGTATTATTGGACTGATCTTTTGGTGGGAAATGTTCTTCATTTTAGATAATGAAACCATTCCATTACTACCAACCCACAGAAATACGACCTCTCTGAAATATACGGTTTATGCCGGAAAGGTACGAAGTTGGACTAATTTGGAAACATTGGGCAATTTACTTTATACCTACTATTCCGTCTGGTTTTTGGTTTCTAGTCTGATTTTATTAGTAGCTATGATTGGGGCTATAGTACTTACTATGCATAGGACTACAAAGGTGAAAAGACAGGATGTATTCCGACGAAATGCCTTGGATTCTAGGAGGACTACTATTCATATTCAGAACAGAAGGTTCTTCTCCCACAAAGGGGATGACGCACCTGTCCCCCCCGCTGATCCGGAATCCATTTAA